DNA from Rhodothermia bacterium:
ATCTGTTCTTACGGCCTCTACCAAGCGGGACAAGTCTGCCGGATTGTGGGAGAAATCGGCATCCATTTCGCAGATGCAGTCAAAATCGCGCTTCAAAGCAAACTGAAAACCAGCCAGATAAGCCGTTCCTAAACCTTGTTTGCCAGATCTTTCCAGCAAAAAAATGCGTTCTGAATGCTCTTTTTGCAGTTCTTTGACCAAAGTAGCGGTTCCGTCTGGTGACCCGTCATCTACCACCAACACGGCGAAATCTTCAGGCAATTGCAATACCTGAAGTAAAATGGCCTCGATGTTTCGGGCTTCATTATAGGTTGGAATGATGACTAAGGGTTGCACACCAGAAGTAGGCGGAAGTTTGTAGGGTAAGTCTTAAAATACACGTTTAGCCCACGGTTCTCAAAATAATTTGTTGTTCAAAACCTCACGCTACAACAAGCGGTCTAATCCTTGGTCGTGCCACGAGGTTTCGTCTTCCAAGGACTCTAAATGGGTAAAAACGGTAACATTTTCCAATGTGCTTCGGATTTCCGCCTCAATCCGTTCCAAAAGTTGATGGCCTTCGTGTACCGTCCAAGCCCCCGGAACCAAAACATGAACCGATACAAATCTTCTAACGCCGGATTGACGGGTTCTTAGGGCGTGGTATTGCGCTCCTTCGGCATTATATCGGTCTAAGATGGCACATACGGCCCTACGTTCTACTTCCGGTAAGGCTGTGTCCATTAATCCTAAAGCGGCGTCTCTTACTAAGTGATAACCAGTCCAAAGAATGTGCAAAGCCATTGTCAGGCCAAGCAGGGCATCCCACCAAACTTGCCCTGTTAGTTGCATGATCCCCAAACCGATCATTACGCCAACCGTCGTCCAAACATCTGTGAGGAGGTGCTTCCCATTTGCCTGAAGCGAAACCGAGTAGTATTGTTTGCCTACGTGGATTAGCCAAAGCCCCGTAGCCAAGTTTAGGGCAGTTGCGATTCCCGAAATGAGCAATCCCATCGGAATTGCCTCGATAGGGTGTGGGTGGAAAAGCCGGTTTGCGGATTCCCAAATTATGCTTAATGCTGCCCCAATGATGAGCAAGCCTTCAATTCCACTGGAGAAATATTCTGCTTTAAAATGCCCGTAGGCATGGTCTTCGTCTGGAGGTTTTGCCGCAAGTGCAATCATCCAAAGCGCCAAAGCCGCTCCCACCACATTTACGACAGATTCTAAGGCATCGGAAAGCAGGCCCACCGATCCCGTCAAAAAATAGGCGGTTAGTTTGAGCAAGATGGTCAGGATCGCAACGGCCAAGGATAACCAAGCGTAGCGGGTGAGGGAGGTTTCGGCCATAAGCTTTAGTTGTTTGCCAGTACAATTAAGGCATCATCTGGCTGTAGTTTCATAAGGCTTGTTTTTACTGGATTTAGATAAATGCCAAAGTTTCGCTCCCGATTTTCGGCATCGGCTTGTTTCCGCCAACCAATAGCAATTTCGTTGCGGGTTTTTGCAGCCTCTACAAGCGTGTAGAAGGTAAGGTCTTTGTGGGTTTCCACATACTCAGAAGCGGGTTTTAGATAAAGTTCGGCGCCATCCGCATCAAAGAGGTCTTCAAAAACAGCGGAAAGGGCTTTGTTTTCAGAAATTTGCGCCAAGACTAAACTGACCAACTGATCGCTGATGATGAAGTCGTCCACTTGCGTACTATCGGCCAGTCGTTGATTCCGCACATCGCCCATTTCGGAAACAATGGCAAAGTTCTTTTTGTGTCGCAAGGCCAATTCGCGGAGGTGTAACAAGACCACCAACGTGCGGGCATCCGCTTCCTGAATCCCCATTTTCGTGTCGCGGAGGACCAAAATGTGGTCGTATTGCTCTGGATGAATATTTTCCAAAGTGGCTCTATCCGTTGGATCTGCCATCACTGTTTGAACGGCTTGATGGCTTAATGTGGGTAATTCGGGTAATTCCTCGCGGTGTACAATCAAAATTTGTGAGCCTTTTACAACGTAGGCATCCAATTCTTGCAGCGTGGCGTCACCGCGTTCGTTCCAGCCCAGAATCAGGGTTTTCTCGGGTAAAATTTCGGTTGGCAAAACCGGACGGATCATTTCCGGTTGAATGGCGGGATCTCCTCCTTTTCGTATGGTATCATCGTCCAAAGAGATGGCAATAAGTTGGTCTTCAGCCTGAATAACGGTTTTGAAGTCGGGTAAAACCGTCACTTTTCCCGCATGAACGATTCCGATAAGGGATGATTTTTCAAAGAGTTGCATCGCATCCCCAAAGGTTGTTCCTGCTAAGGATTTCGCGGGTGTAAAATAGATTTCGTCTCCACCAAAGTTCAGCAAGTCCGTTAGAACGGTAGAGAGTCCGGTTTGGCGGCAGGTTTGGACGGCAATTCGTGTCACCAAATCATCGAAGACAACGGTTTCAATCTCGGAGCCGCCGACCATTTCGAGGATGCTTTTGTTCCGATGTTGCCGGATTTCAGCAACGATGTGATAGGGTTCTTTTTTGCGTTCGGGGTTGTTTTGGATGGCGAGAACGGTTTTGATCACATGCGCATCAGGGTCTTCGGCTTCCTGTGGCGCTAAAATAATGATAGATCGGGCTGCGTCTGGGTTTACAATCCGGACATCATCAAAATCAATGGGGCTTCCACTTCGGCAAACGATCCTTGTATTTGCGGTGTCGGGAACTCTTGCCCGAATCTCGTCTTCCATCTCCACCTTATCGCGATCTGCCAAAATCACAATCGCGGGCTTTTTTCGGTTTTTATTCGCCTCCACTAATTCGGTAATGATGGGGAAGATCAGCGAAGACCAGCCATAAATGATGGTGTGTTCTTTTTCTACCACAAATGAACGGCCTTTGCGGAGGTCATCCAATTTAGATTCTAAACCATTGTTCAGCACACCAATGAGGGCACTAAAGATGAAAATTCCACCAAGTGTTACAAAAAGCATCAAGAACATGGCAGGCCACGATCCGGCATCACCACCCATCGTACCGGCATCAATGGTACGCATCAGGTTTTGCCAAACGATGTGCGGCAGGCTCATGCCTTCCTCTTTGGCCCACTCCGGACGGATGCCAAAAGCAATGATGAGCGATGCCACCAAGATCATAATGGCAGAAAGTACGCCCAGCCAAGCAATTAACGACCATGCGCCTTTAGACATGGTGTTATCGAACCAGTACCGAAATCGTTGTTTAAAGCTAATGTTAGACATTGTTTTTTAAGGGGTAAAGTAGGTTGTTAGAAACGTGGATACGGAAAACAAGGTGGGCTGCTGCTTGCTATGTTGGTAAATACTAAAAAACGGTGTTAGAATGAACAAAAAAAGGCTCCGTTTCCGGAACCTAAATAAATTCATCTGTTTACTTTTAGCGCCCAAAAGAATCATAAAACTCGGCGTTGTACTTTTCGTAGCGCTTGAGCAATTCCTCGTTCTTTTTTTCCGTCTCGGAAAGCAAACCCCGAACATCCGTATTCCAAGGCATGTACCAATCTTGTCTATCGAAATGGGCACGCATGTCTTTCAACTTGAAATTATAGCCATGTCGGGCGTAGATTTCGTTCCGCATGATGCGCAGTTCATCCGGTGGGCGGTTTTCTACATCAACTTGCTTTAAAACCCGTGCAGAAGTTTCAGGATAGGTTCCGGCGGATGCTATATATTGGAAAGTCCGTCGTGTAAGTTCGTAGCTTTTGGCGACCCCACGCTTGAGCGGCGTCCACGTACCGGAGATTTTATCCGGACTGTCAGGGTCTAATTTAAATTTGAAGATGCCGTCATTGGGATCATCACCGGGTTCGCGGCCCTCGAACTGGTACTCATCGCCCACTTTGGTTATGGTTCCAGTAAAGGGGCGGTCGTTTCCGGCCACAATACTCCGGCCCTTGAGTTCTCCGTTCTCTACGGATGCGACCACGATTGTGATTTTGTTCGGGCCAAATTTTCCAGTCCAACTTCCGGTTAGGTCATCTGTTGAATCGGCAGGAGAAGGTTGAGAGTTCAGTTGAGGCCGGGTGGGTTGGAGCGCATTGGGTGTATTGGAGGTCGGGGGCGGGTTGTTGGTATCGGTACAAGCCGTAACCAGAAGGACGAGAAGTAGGAGTCGTTTTTTCATTATTTTATTGTTGAAGGTAGAAAGAAATGTTCCGAGAAAATTGGTTTCAACTCCACCGGAAGCGTAGGATGCTCTTTGGCGGCACTTCGTTGGTCTT
Protein-coding regions in this window:
- a CDS encoding cation transporter translates to MAETSLTRYAWLSLAVAILTILLKLTAYFLTGSVGLLSDALESVVNVVGAALALWMIALAAKPPDEDHAYGHFKAEYFSSGIEGLLIIGAALSIIWESANRLFHPHPIEAIPMGLLISGIATALNLATGLWLIHVGKQYYSVSLQANGKHLLTDVWTTVGVMIGLGIMQLTGQVWWDALLGLTMALHILWTGYHLVRDAALGLMDTALPEVERRAVCAILDRYNAEGAQYHALRTRQSGVRRFVSVHVLVPGAWTVHEGHQLLERIEAEIRSTLENVTVFTHLESLEDETSWHDQGLDRLL
- a CDS encoding NAD-binding protein, with the translated sequence MSNISFKQRFRYWFDNTMSKGAWSLIAWLGVLSAIMILVASLIIAFGIRPEWAKEEGMSLPHIVWQNLMRTIDAGTMGGDAGSWPAMFLMLFVTLGGIFIFSALIGVLNNGLESKLDDLRKGRSFVVEKEHTIIYGWSSLIFPIITELVEANKNRKKPAIVILADRDKVEMEDEIRARVPDTANTRIVCRSGSPIDFDDVRIVNPDAARSIIILAPQEAEDPDAHVIKTVLAIQNNPERKKEPYHIVAEIRQHRNKSILEMVGGSEIETVVFDDLVTRIAVQTCRQTGLSTVLTDLLNFGGDEIYFTPAKSLAGTTFGDAMQLFEKSSLIGIVHAGKVTVLPDFKTVIQAEDQLIAISLDDDTIRKGGDPAIQPEMIRPVLPTEILPEKTLILGWNERGDATLQELDAYVVKGSQILIVHREELPELPTLSHQAVQTVMADPTDRATLENIHPEQYDHILVLRDTKMGIQEADARTLVVLLHLRELALRHKKNFAIVSEMGDVRNQRLADSTQVDDFIISDQLVSLVLAQISENKALSAVFEDLFDADGAELYLKPASEYVETHKDLTFYTLVEAAKTRNEIAIGWRKQADAENRERNFGIYLNPVKTSLMKLQPDDALIVLANN
- a CDS encoding YARHG domain-containing protein; translated protein: MKKRLLLLVLLVTACTDTNNPPPTSNTPNALQPTRPQLNSQPSPADSTDDLTGSWTGKFGPNKITIVVASVENGELKGRSIVAGNDRPFTGTITKVGDEYQFEGREPGDDPNDGIFKFKLDPDSPDKISGTWTPLKRGVAKSYELTRRTFQYIASAGTYPETSARVLKQVDVENRPPDELRIMRNEIYARHGYNFKLKDMRAHFDRQDWYMPWNTDVRGLLSETEKKNEELLKRYEKYNAEFYDSFGR